A single region of the Eleginops maclovinus isolate JMC-PN-2008 ecotype Puerto Natales chromosome 4, JC_Emac_rtc_rv5, whole genome shotgun sequence genome encodes:
- the rasa3 gene encoding ras GTPase-activating protein 3 isoform X2 has protein sequence MAVEEEGLRVFQSVKIKIGEAKNIPPYPGPNRMRDCYCTVNLDQEEVFRTKIIEKSLCPFYGEDFYCEIPRSFRHLSFYIFDRDVFRRDSSIGKVAVKKEDLQKYHGKDTWFQLQPVSADSEVQGKVHLELRLSEVITDSGAINHKLATRVLECQGLPIVNGQCDPYAAVSLLGPSRSEAKKTKVKRKTNNPQFDEVFYFEVTRPLSYTKRQFDVEEEDVDKLALRVDLWNASNLKFGDEFLGGVRVPLRALGQAGVHDAWYFLQPRENGGKPVKVEELGSLRLNIVYTEDHVFPSEHYTPLRDLLLYSANVEPVSASTAHTLGEVCREKQEAAIPLVRLFLHYGKIVPFISSIAHAEVNRTQDPNTIFRGNSLTSKCIDETMKLAGMHYLQVTLKPIIDEICAEHKPCEIDPVKLKESENLETNRENLRHYVDRIFNVITTSGVRCPTVMCDIFFSLRESAATRFQVDQDVRYTAVSSFIFLRFFAPAILSPNLFHLRPHHPDPATSRTLTLISKTIQTLGSLAKSKSANFKESYMAAFYEYFNEQKYSDAVKNFLDLISTSGKWDQKSIETPIMLKEGFMIKRAQGRNRFGMKNFKKRWFRLTNHECTYHKTKGEGALCSIPIENILAVERLEEESFKMKNMFQVIQPERALYIQANNCVEARDWIDILTKVSQCNRKRLSTYHPSAYLNSHWLCCKLSADTAPGCTPCTGGLPANIQLDVDGDRETERIYSLFSTYMTKLIKMQEACGSKSVYDGPELEEYSTFVIDDPQETYKTLKLIVSAVQTLEQQHTKYKRDKFKKTKIGSQEHPIGDKSFQCYIRQQSESSTYSI, from the exons ATGGCGGTAGAAGAAGAAGGTCTCCGGGTTTTTCAGAgcgttaaaataaaaatag GAGAAGCAAAAAACATCCCTCCGTACCCTGGACCAAACAGGATGAGAGACTGCTACTGCACCGTCAATCTGGACCAGGAAGAAGTGTTCAGGACCAAGATCATCGAGAAGTCACTTTG CCCATTCTATGGcgaggacttttactgtgagaTCCCACGCAGCTTCAGACACCTCTCCTTCTACATCTTCGACAGGGACGTCTTCAGGAGGGACTCCAGTATCG gcaAGGTAGCCGTGAAGAAAGAGGACCTGCAGAAATATCACGGAAAAGACACCTGGTTCCAGCTCCAACCTGTCAGCGCTGACTCAGAAGTGCAG GGAAAAGTACACCTGGAGCTGCGTCTGAGTGAAGTCATCACCGACAGCGGCGCCATCAACCATAAACTAGCCACACG AGTGTTGGAGTGCCAAGGTCTTCCTATCGTCAACGGCCAATGTGATCCGTACGCTGCTGTATCCTTACTCGGACCATCAAG GTCGGAAGCCAAGAAGACCAAAGTGAAGAGGAAAACCAACAATCCACAGTTTGACGAGGTTTTCTATTTTGAG GTGACTCGGCCATTAAGCTACACAAAGCGTCAGTTTGATGTAGAAGAAGAGGATGTTGACAAGTTGGCACTAAG GGTGGATCTGTGGAACGCCAGCAACTTGAAGTTCGGGGATGAGTTCCTGGGAGGTGTGCGAGTTCCTCTGCGCGCGCTGGGTCAGGCTGGGGTCCATGACGCATG GTACTTTCTTCAGCCCAGGGAAAACGGAGGGAAGCCGGTGAAAGTGGAAGAGCTTGGCTCTCTGCGTCTGAACATCGTTTACACCGAGGACCACGTCTTCCCCTCCGAACACTACACCCCCCTCAGAGATTTGCTGCTGTATTCCGCTAATGTAGAG CCTGTGTCAGCGTCCACAGCGCACACTCTGGGGGAGGTGTGTCgagaaaaacaagaagctgCCATTCCCCTCGTGCGTCTGTTTCTTCACTACGGCAAGATTGTGCCTTTCATCAGCTCCATCGCTCACGCTGAAGTCAACCGCACACA AGATCCTAACACCATTTTCCGGGGAAACTCGTTGACATCCAAGTGCATTGATGAGACCATGAAGCTGGCAGGAATGCATTATCTGCAAGTCACGCTCAAACCCATCATAGACGAG ATCTGCGCAGAACACAAACCCTGTGAAATCGACCCGGTCAAGCTCAAAGAGTCGGAGAACCTGGAGACTAACAGG GAAAATCTTCGCCACTATGTGGACCGTATCTTCAACGTTATCACCACATCGGGCGTTCGCTGTCCCACTGTCATGTGTGATATCTTCTTCTCTTTGAGAGAGTCCGCGGCCACCCGTTTCCAAG TTGACCAAGATGTCCGATACACAGCAGTAAGCAGTTTTATTTTCCTGCGTTTCTTCGCTCCAGCCATCCTCTCCCCCAACTTGTTCCATCTACGGCCGCACCATCCA GATCCTGCCACCTCTCGAACCCTTACCCTCATCTCCAAGACGATCCAGACCCTGGGAAGTCTTGCCAAGTCTAAATCT GCCAATTTCAAAGAGTCTTACATGGCCGCATTTTACGAGTACTTCAATGAGCAGAAATATTCGGACGCTGTGAAGAAT TTCCTGGACCTGATCTCCACCTCTGGCAAATGGGATCAGAAGAGTATTGAAACACCAATCATGCTCAAAGAGGG ATTTATGATAAAGAGGGCACAAGGGAGGAACCGGTTTGGAATGAAGAACTTCAAGAAGAGATGGTTTCGCCTCACCAATCACGAGTGTACCTACCACAAGACAAAAG GTGAGGGCGCTCTGTGCAGCATTCCCATAGAGAACATTCTGGCTGTAGAGAGACTCGAGGAGGAGTCTTtcaagatgaaaaat ATGTTCCAGGTTATTCAGCCAGAGCGAGCGCTCTACATCCAGGCCAACAACTGCGTAGAAGCACGAGACTGGATCGACATACTGACCAAAGTCAGCCAGTGCAACCGCAAACGCCTAAGCACCTACCATCCTTCAGCCTACCTCAACAGCCACTGGCTCTGCTGCAAGCTCTCTGCAGACACAGCGCCCGGGTGTACGCCTTGCACCGG AGGCCTTCCAGCAAACATCCAGCTGGACGTAGATGGAGACAGGGAGACGGAGAGGATTTATTCTCTATTCAGCACATACATGACCAAACTGATCAAGATGCAAG AGGCCTGCGGCAGTAAGTCTGTGTATGACGGGCCCGAACTGGAGGAGTACTCCACCTTTGTCATCGATGACCCCCAGGAGACGTACAAAACTCTGAAACTGATTGTTTCAGCCGTGCAGACGTTGGAGCAGCAGCACACCAAGTACAAACGCGACAAGTTCAAGAAGACAAAGATAGGCAGCCA GGAGCATCCGATTGGAGACAAGAGTTTTCAGTGCTACATCCGCCAGCAGTCAGAGAGTTCCACCTACTCCATCTAA
- the rasa3 gene encoding ras GTPase-activating protein 3 isoform X1 → MAVEEEGLRVFQSVKIKIGEAKNIPPYPGPNRMRDCYCTVNLDQEEVFRTKIIEKSLCPFYGEDFYCEIPRSFRHLSFYIFDRDVFRRDSSIGKVAVKKEDLQKYHGKDTWFQLQPVSADSEVQGKVHLELRLSEVITDSGAINHKLATRVLECQGLPIVNGQCDPYAAVSLLGPSRSEAKKTKVKRKTNNPQFDEVFYFEVTRPLSYTKRQFDVEEEDVDKLALRVDLWNASNLKFGDEFLGGVRVPLRALGQAGVHDAWYFLQPRENGGKPVKVEELGSLRLNIVYTEDHVFPSEHYTPLRDLLLYSANVEPVSASTAHTLGEVCREKQEAAIPLVRLFLHYGKIVPFISSIAHAEVNRTQDPNTIFRGNSLTSKCIDETMKLAGMHYLQVTLKPIIDEICAEHKPCEIDPVKLKESENLETNRENLRHYVDRIFNVITTSGVRCPTVMCDIFFSLRESAATRFQVDQDVRYTAVSSFIFLRFFAPAILSPNLFHLRPHHPDPATSRTLTLISKTIQTLGSLAKSKSANFKESYMAAFYEYFNEQKYSDAVKNDILYFPTQFLDLISTSGKWDQKSIETPIMLKEGFMIKRAQGRNRFGMKNFKKRWFRLTNHECTYHKTKGEGALCSIPIENILAVERLEEESFKMKNMFQVIQPERALYIQANNCVEARDWIDILTKVSQCNRKRLSTYHPSAYLNSHWLCCKLSADTAPGCTPCTGGLPANIQLDVDGDRETERIYSLFSTYMTKLIKMQEACGSKSVYDGPELEEYSTFVIDDPQETYKTLKLIVSAVQTLEQQHTKYKRDKFKKTKIGSQEHPIGDKSFQCYIRQQSESSTYSI, encoded by the exons ATGGCGGTAGAAGAAGAAGGTCTCCGGGTTTTTCAGAgcgttaaaataaaaatag GAGAAGCAAAAAACATCCCTCCGTACCCTGGACCAAACAGGATGAGAGACTGCTACTGCACCGTCAATCTGGACCAGGAAGAAGTGTTCAGGACCAAGATCATCGAGAAGTCACTTTG CCCATTCTATGGcgaggacttttactgtgagaTCCCACGCAGCTTCAGACACCTCTCCTTCTACATCTTCGACAGGGACGTCTTCAGGAGGGACTCCAGTATCG gcaAGGTAGCCGTGAAGAAAGAGGACCTGCAGAAATATCACGGAAAAGACACCTGGTTCCAGCTCCAACCTGTCAGCGCTGACTCAGAAGTGCAG GGAAAAGTACACCTGGAGCTGCGTCTGAGTGAAGTCATCACCGACAGCGGCGCCATCAACCATAAACTAGCCACACG AGTGTTGGAGTGCCAAGGTCTTCCTATCGTCAACGGCCAATGTGATCCGTACGCTGCTGTATCCTTACTCGGACCATCAAG GTCGGAAGCCAAGAAGACCAAAGTGAAGAGGAAAACCAACAATCCACAGTTTGACGAGGTTTTCTATTTTGAG GTGACTCGGCCATTAAGCTACACAAAGCGTCAGTTTGATGTAGAAGAAGAGGATGTTGACAAGTTGGCACTAAG GGTGGATCTGTGGAACGCCAGCAACTTGAAGTTCGGGGATGAGTTCCTGGGAGGTGTGCGAGTTCCTCTGCGCGCGCTGGGTCAGGCTGGGGTCCATGACGCATG GTACTTTCTTCAGCCCAGGGAAAACGGAGGGAAGCCGGTGAAAGTGGAAGAGCTTGGCTCTCTGCGTCTGAACATCGTTTACACCGAGGACCACGTCTTCCCCTCCGAACACTACACCCCCCTCAGAGATTTGCTGCTGTATTCCGCTAATGTAGAG CCTGTGTCAGCGTCCACAGCGCACACTCTGGGGGAGGTGTGTCgagaaaaacaagaagctgCCATTCCCCTCGTGCGTCTGTTTCTTCACTACGGCAAGATTGTGCCTTTCATCAGCTCCATCGCTCACGCTGAAGTCAACCGCACACA AGATCCTAACACCATTTTCCGGGGAAACTCGTTGACATCCAAGTGCATTGATGAGACCATGAAGCTGGCAGGAATGCATTATCTGCAAGTCACGCTCAAACCCATCATAGACGAG ATCTGCGCAGAACACAAACCCTGTGAAATCGACCCGGTCAAGCTCAAAGAGTCGGAGAACCTGGAGACTAACAGG GAAAATCTTCGCCACTATGTGGACCGTATCTTCAACGTTATCACCACATCGGGCGTTCGCTGTCCCACTGTCATGTGTGATATCTTCTTCTCTTTGAGAGAGTCCGCGGCCACCCGTTTCCAAG TTGACCAAGATGTCCGATACACAGCAGTAAGCAGTTTTATTTTCCTGCGTTTCTTCGCTCCAGCCATCCTCTCCCCCAACTTGTTCCATCTACGGCCGCACCATCCA GATCCTGCCACCTCTCGAACCCTTACCCTCATCTCCAAGACGATCCAGACCCTGGGAAGTCTTGCCAAGTCTAAATCT GCCAATTTCAAAGAGTCTTACATGGCCGCATTTTACGAGTACTTCAATGAGCAGAAATATTCGGACGCTGTGAAGAAT GACATCCTTTACTTTCCTACTCAGTTCCTGGACCTGATCTCCACCTCTGGCAAATGGGATCAGAAGAGTATTGAAACACCAATCATGCTCAAAGAGGG ATTTATGATAAAGAGGGCACAAGGGAGGAACCGGTTTGGAATGAAGAACTTCAAGAAGAGATGGTTTCGCCTCACCAATCACGAGTGTACCTACCACAAGACAAAAG GTGAGGGCGCTCTGTGCAGCATTCCCATAGAGAACATTCTGGCTGTAGAGAGACTCGAGGAGGAGTCTTtcaagatgaaaaat ATGTTCCAGGTTATTCAGCCAGAGCGAGCGCTCTACATCCAGGCCAACAACTGCGTAGAAGCACGAGACTGGATCGACATACTGACCAAAGTCAGCCAGTGCAACCGCAAACGCCTAAGCACCTACCATCCTTCAGCCTACCTCAACAGCCACTGGCTCTGCTGCAAGCTCTCTGCAGACACAGCGCCCGGGTGTACGCCTTGCACCGG AGGCCTTCCAGCAAACATCCAGCTGGACGTAGATGGAGACAGGGAGACGGAGAGGATTTATTCTCTATTCAGCACATACATGACCAAACTGATCAAGATGCAAG AGGCCTGCGGCAGTAAGTCTGTGTATGACGGGCCCGAACTGGAGGAGTACTCCACCTTTGTCATCGATGACCCCCAGGAGACGTACAAAACTCTGAAACTGATTGTTTCAGCCGTGCAGACGTTGGAGCAGCAGCACACCAAGTACAAACGCGACAAGTTCAAGAAGACAAAGATAGGCAGCCA GGAGCATCCGATTGGAGACAAGAGTTTTCAGTGCTACATCCGCCAGCAGTCAGAGAGTTCCACCTACTCCATCTAA